The segment TAATGGCCTGAACGACGATCCAGACAGTGAGATCCAGTCCCAGAATCAATTTGATAAGGCTTTTAAGGTTTCTTCGCAAAGCCCAGCCAATGATCAGCAAATTGGTACTGACCAGAAAAAGATCATTTCCTAAACCGCCAAGAAAGTTAGCCACATTCCATACATAAGGATTCGTTCCTTTGCCTAATGTCAAGACGAGTATGGCCGTCAGGAAGCCGGCGCCAATTCCCGCCATCAAAGCCAATCGCAGATTCTGCAATCGTTTTGGTATAAAAAGTCCTTTCAAAGCCTGTATACTCCTCTCACAACATTTGACGTTGTTCAATGACCGTATGGCATAGGATAACCATACATTAAATTGCGGGCATAATACCAATTCAGGCGGAGTTCCTCTCGGCCTTGCCGGTTGATGGCGACACTGCCCAAAGGGGATATGGATTGAAAATAAGGTCCATATTGCTGCAGCACCCGCTCGGTCACGGCAGGTCTGCCGATAATGACAGCATCCTTCCCCAGCATAGAACCGATGGGGCGAATGAAGGCGAAGTGATGGGGTTCATCTGACAAGCAAACTACCGGCAGCTTCCCGCTCAGGGCATAATCAATCTTGCCGGCATCAATCCAATGAGGGGCGATCACAAACAATTCAGCCTGATGCTCTTGAGTCAGAAAACCTTTTGCCGCAAAAGCCGGCCGGACTTCCCGCCAATCATACGCTTCCATAGAAGGGTCCCCCTGAGGGAAGAGCGACGGATTCATTGTTTTCAACCAACCGGTGGCCGTGTGCGAAGCCAGAACGGCAATCAGCAAAATAAAAACAAGAGCGGAAAGCCTCAGCCAAACCGCTGTTTTTCGATTATGACAGGCCAGTCGGTTAGCAACCACTCTCCCCAGCAAGGGAAACAAAAAGAGATATCCCGGCGCCTGCCAGTGAAACAGGCCTTCCGCCCCGCATAGGGTCAAGAAGGTAAAAATCAGAATGGGACCGGCTGCCAAACAGGATAAAAACCAGCGTTTTGACTGTTCCGGAGTGCTGCCCGGACCTCCCAAACCACTGGTAATCCAGGACCCAACCAGCGGCAGCCAGATCCAGGGAAGCACCCAGGCCGCCTGCCCGGCAATATTGCCCATCATTCGTCCGGGGTACCAGCCCTTGGCTAAGCCCCGGCTGCCCTGAAACGCAAAAGATGCCCAGTCATGCTGCCAGTTCCAGATCAAAACCGGCGAGAAAATAAGAAGTCCGATGCCTAATGCCAGATAGGGACCGGCCGTTAAAAGCAAGGGGCGATGCGTACGGGATGTAATGATAAAGAGGAAAGCGCCGAAGGCGATAAAAACAGCATGATATTTGCTGAGAAGTCCCAGCCCCAAAAGAACCCCCGCTGCCAACCACCAGAACAGAGACCGTTCCTGCGTCGGGTCAAATAGAAGCTGGACCAGTACCAGCACACAGGCCAGCATAAAAAACATCAAGGGTCCGTCCGGCAAGATCCAACCGCCGGTACTGAGACTAAATACAGCCGAAAGATTCATGATCAAGGCGGCGTAAACGCCGGCCCAATTGCCGAAAAGAACGGCGCCCAGCCTGTACATCAGCCAGGTAGTGGCAGCAAACAGCAAAATAAACGGCAACCGCAGCAGAATGCCATAATCTGTGCCGAAAATCTTGCCAGCCAGCCCTATCAACCAGAAATGCAACGGCGGATGATCGAAATAACTCAATGTCCAGATTCGTGATACAGCCACAGCGTAAGATTCATCAACGCCTAATCCAATGGTTAAGCCGAGGACGACCCTGAATAAGAGGCCGCCAAGAATTAACAGCAGCATGACTCCTGTCGTTTTGCTCCATGAATCGGCAAAAACCCGCAAACTCATTGAATATATATCCTCCAGCCTCAAGATTGTAAAACAATCTATGATTCATTATATCATAAGTCATCGGTTTACAGTAGCCGTCCCCCTTAAGTGCAATAGACAATATTCAACAAAAAACGCTCCGCAAATTCATATTTCTTAAAGCCCAGGCGCCTTATGAAGCCATCGCCGGGAGCCTGCTTTGCCCTTGCCGAATATGATACATAGCGGGGTGATACCATTGAATTATTCTATCCTGATTTTATTGTCAAAACGTCAGCTCATGTTAGCTAAAAACGGGAAATACTTTAAGTCCTATCCTGTCGGAGTTGGGAAATTCAACACTCCATCTCCCACAGGCCGTTTCATGATCGTCAGTAAAGTCCCTAACCCCGGCGGCCCTTTCGGCGTGATGTGGCTCGGGCTGAGCGTGCCGCATCACGGCATTCACGGCACGAATAACCCAGCCTCCATCGGCGGTCAAGTTTCGAAAGGCTGTATCCGGATGCAAAATCGTGACGTTATCGACCTGGCCGGCTATGTTACTGTTGGAACTCCGGTGACCATTCGCTCTTGAAGAAATCACGGATGAGTTTTCAGCAGGCTGACGCAAAAACAGGTGCGGAATCACCCGCGCCTGTTTTTTTATTTGCCGGATACATCATCCATCCGATTGCACCAAACCGTTTTATCCCCAGGAGAAATGTCGGCCCCAGCCTCGCCAAACAGTAATGCAATAAGCTCCACAGCGACCAAAACAGTCGTTTGCTCTTTATCGAACAGCGGATTTACCTCCACAATGTCGCAGGAAGTAATGCGGTTCGAAGCAGCCAATAACCTGATGGCTTTTCGGCTGTCCTCCAGACTTACGCCATTATCAACCGGAGTACCTACTCCCGGTGCTTGGCAGGGATCTATGCCATCCATGTCGAAACTGAGATGAATACCATCACATTGCCGGCTCAAATAAGCCAGGGTTTCTTCTATGACTTGCTCTATGCCGCGTCTGGCTACATCCTCAGCGGTAAAAACCTTTATTTGTTTTTCCCGGATCAAATCCTGCTCGCCCGGGTCAATATCCCGCACCCCGATAAATACCACCTGTTCCGGTTGAATTTTCGGTTGGTACCCTCCGATACGGGTCAAAGCCGGATGCCCCAGACCCAGACTGACTGCCAGGGGCATACCATGAATATTGCCGCTGGGAGTAGTCTCCGGAGTGTTGATATCCGCATGGGCGTCAAACCAGATCACTCCCATCCGGGAATAATGCTTAGCAGCGCCGGCAATACTGCCCACTGCGATGCTGTGATCTCCTCCTAATACCAGAGGAAATCTGCCTTCGGCAATAACTGCCGCCACTTTTTCTGACAACTTTACATTAGCGGCTGCAACCTGTTT is part of the Acetonema longum DSM 6540 genome and harbors:
- a CDS encoding glycosyltransferase family 39 protein is translated as MSLRVFADSWSKTTGVMLLLILGGLLFRVVLGLTIGLGVDESYAVAVSRIWTLSYFDHPPLHFWLIGLAGKIFGTDYGILLRLPFILLFAATTWLMYRLGAVLFGNWAGVYAALIMNLSAVFSLSTGGWILPDGPLMFFMLACVLVLVQLLFDPTQERSLFWWLAAGVLLGLGLLSKYHAVFIAFGAFLFIITSRTHRPLLLTAGPYLALGIGLLIFSPVLIWNWQHDWASFAFQGSRGLAKGWYPGRMMGNIAGQAAWVLPWIWLPLVGSWITSGLGGPGSTPEQSKRWFLSCLAAGPILIFTFLTLCGAEGLFHWQAPGYLFLFPLLGRVVANRLACHNRKTAVWLRLSALVFILLIAVLASHTATGWLKTMNPSLFPQGDPSMEAYDWREVRPAFAAKGFLTQEHQAELFVIAPHWIDAGKIDYALSGKLPVVCLSDEPHHFAFIRPIGSMLGKDAVIIGRPAVTERVLQQYGPYFQSISPLGSVAINRQGREELRLNWYYARNLMYGYPMPYGH
- a CDS encoding L,D-transpeptidase; this encodes MIHSGVIPLNYSILILLSKRQLMLAKNGKYFKSYPVGVGKFNTPSPTGRFMIVSKVPNPGGPFGVMWLGLSVPHHGIHGTNNPASIGGQVSKGCIRMQNRDVIDLAGYVTVGTPVTIRS
- the rocF gene encoding arginase; the protein is MKSVSVIGMPMWLGQTRYGTNLGPEALRRAGMMNRLQALNPDIIDLGDLTLSQTTGQGTPSLKNLKQVAAANVKLSEKVAAVIAEGRFPLVLGGDHSIAVGSIAGAAKHYSRMGVIWFDAHADINTPETTPSGNIHGMPLAVSLGLGHPALTRIGGYQPKIQPEQVVFIGVRDIDPGEQDLIREKQIKVFTAEDVARRGIEQVIEETLAYLSRQCDGIHLSFDMDGIDPCQAPGVGTPVDNGVSLEDSRKAIRLLAASNRITSCDIVEVNPLFDKEQTTVLVAVELIALLFGEAGADISPGDKTVWCNRMDDVSGK